Genomic window (Alnus glutinosa chromosome 9, dhAlnGlut1.1, whole genome shotgun sequence):
TGGTAGACAGATGGCGACTGAGGCCTCATTTGAAATAAGGTCCTTAAGACCTACACATTCTTGTACTCGAGTATACAAGAGCTCAATTGTCAATTCGAGGTGGATAGCAGATAAACTTTATGATAAGTTTAAGGTTCAACCAGACATGCCACTGCGAGTGATACAAGATGAAGTCAAGAGGAAATGGAATGTCAAATGTATAGGGGTAGGAAGAAGGCAGAAAAGAAGATATACGGTTGTCTGGGTGAACAGTATGGCAGGCTGTGGGATTACTGTAAGACTTTAAGGCGTACTAACCCGGGTAGCTGTGTAGTGATGAAGGTTGAAAGACCAAACCCTAATTTGCCTGCTAAGTTTCAGAGACTCTACTTGTCCCTTGCAGCCATGAAGAATGGGTTCTTGGAAGGTTGTAGGCCTGTCATAGGCCTAGACGGGTGCTTTCTAAAAGGACCTTACAAGGGAATGCTACTGGCTGCGATTGGTCAAGATGCCAACAACAACATGTACCCAATTGCAATCGCCGTTGTAGAATCTGAGACAAAAGACAGTTGGACCTGGTTCCTGGAGTGCCTTGTTTCAGATCTTGGTCATCACGAGAGGCACACTGATCCTACATTCATTTCTGATCGGCAAAAGGTTAGTTATATTACTTGCATAATTTTACATATTActtttagctattttttttttctacatataaACTTACCCATTTTGCACATTGGACTGATTTAGGGTCTTGTGCCAAGTTTTGATGTTGTTATGCCAATGGCGGATCACCGAATCTGTGTAAGGCATTTATATGCCAACTTTTGAGATAAAGGATTTCGGGGGGTGGCCTTGAAGGAATTGTTGTGGAAGGCAGCATCGGCATATACTGAGGTCGAGTTCAGATTTCagatggaagagatgaagaaagTCAGTCCTGATGCCTTTGACTACCTAGACAAGATTGACCCCAGCGGATGGTCGAGAGCATGGTTCAGTGACTATCCTAAATGTGACCTCCTTGTCAACAATATATGCGAGTGTTTCAACTCATACATCCTGAAGGCACGTGACAAGCCAATTCTGACGATGCTTGAGATGATTAGGAAGCAGCTCATGAGAAGGTACCAACTTAAAAGAGATGGCATCAACAAATTGAAGGGCAAGTTGTGCCCTAGAATTGTTGAGAAGCTTGAGGCCATTGGTGAGGCTGCATCGGACTGCCTATCCCGTTTTGCTGGTGATGGCATATTTGAAGTAGAACAGGGAAGAAGGCAATATGCTGTGGATTTGAGGAGGAGGACATGTGGTTGCAGACAGTGGGAGGTGACTGGGatcccatgtgcacatgcacATTCTGCCATAACATTTCATGGGCATAAACCGGAGGATTATGTAGATTCATGTTATAGCATTGAGATGTACAAGAAGGCTTATGCTCCCATCATATATCCAATTCCTAGTGAGGAACAGTGGGTAAAGACTGCGCATGATGTATTGGATCCGCCTAGATCAAAAAAGATGCCAGGCAAACCTCGAAAGGCCAGGGTAAGAGGTCCTGATGAGTCGAGAGTTCCTCAGAATCCTtatagaatgagaaagtttggaTTGAAGGGTAGATGTGGGATTTG
Coding sequences:
- the LOC133877069 gene encoding uncharacterized protein LOC133877069, which translates into the protein MEEMKKVSPDAFDYLDKIDPSGWSRAWFSDYPKCDLLVNNICECFNSYILKARDKPILTMLEMIRKQLMRRYQLKRDGINKLKGKLCPRIVEKLEAIGEAASDCLSRFAGDGIFEVEQGRRQYAVDLRRRTCGCRQWEVTGIPCAHAHSAITFHGHKPEDYVDSCYSIEMYKKAYAPIIYPIPSEEQWVKTAHDVLDPPRSKKMPGKPRKARVRGPDESRVPQNPYRMRKFGLKGRCGICKLVGHNNRTCPMKKDQPSTEVDLPTPPLASLPTPPSTSTQSVGCSSSTRGGAQPASNSRRGGAQPALKRTITGATQQPTATAPPIATAEKNLQNPVGLKVPSWNRQPPAPKPCIPVRRVSNRIRAMVQSVPIQKGPPFLIDLTARTSTDGGGRVFGLTPRTPQVAEHGAATTSSTPAKGKRIAHTIEKGLQIMESKPKRKRPEWKH